The segment ATTGAACCGGCTGTACAGGCTCCTAATACAAATGGCTGGCAAAAAAATAAGGACATTACTTTTCAATCATCGCTTCCTATATCAATGGACATTCATCATTTTCCATACAAGCATTCAATCAGTCGAGATGTCCTTGCAAAACCTCACCTATTTCTTACACCTTACTTTTATGAAGGTGGCTACCTCTCCTTTACAGTGATTTAGTTAGTTATTGGATATTAGATCACAGAAAAGAGGAAAGATGATGAATCAAAAAACTGAGTTTCAAAAATCTATGGAAACTTATGCTTTTATAATTGCTATGACCGGTTTGTTTCTTACGTCGATTGTAATTGGAGCCATGGTAACCGACCAACATTTATTTTCGATGTTACCGAAGTTTTCTTGGGAAATGGTAAATAGCTGGGACGAAATTTTTAATCGGTAAAAATAACAAAGGTCGACTTGTTGAGGGGATCCTCCCCATACAAGTCGACTTTTATTTATCTATGTTGATCAATTAAGATAGGATTGCCATCTGGATCTTCTATTGTAAGGCTGGCCGGTCCCTTAGTTGATTCATCAGCTTCTGTCAGGATTTTGATTCCTTTTTCTTTAAGTTTCTTTTGAAGGACTCTGACCTCTGTAAATTCATCTAAATTCTCTGCATTTTGATTCCATCCCGGATTAAATGTCAAAATATTTTTCTCAAACATCCCTTGGAAAATCCCGATAACACAACTTTCATTCTTCATAATCAACCAATTATGGCTGATTTCCCCTCCCAATACTTCAAAACCGAGACACTCATAAAATTCCTTTGATTTATGGATGTCTTTAACCGTTAAACTGACTGAAAATGCGCCTAGTTTCATCGTTCCTCCCTTTGGATAAGGAAATACCCTAGCCTTTTTAGTTAACTCTTCCCTATTATATCAACAATATGGAGAGAAAGTAGGGAATTTTCATACTATTTACTTTATACTAATCTTATAGGGGGGGATATGATTGAATTTTACATATGAAGTAATACCAATTGATAGGTTAGATATTTGCAAAGAATGTTGTAATGAATTAATGGTATACCAGAAATCACTGGCGTATATTACACCTGGACGCTTCGATGACATGATATATGAAACCAGATTGATTCCCACTGTAGAAAAAGCTCAACACAATTATGTGGTGGTAGTTAAAGATGAGGATGACGTCATTGGCTATGTTTATGCAAACATCTCTTCAAAAGAGGTATATTCTTCTGAATTTGCCACTTTTTTTGACATGAATTCCGTTGAGAAAACGCATGTTGGATGTTTATCTCAATTTTACATTAAGGACAAATATCGCCAATACGGAATTGGTTCAAAGCTGTTTTCAATGTCAATGAATTGGCTACAGAGCTTTGATCAAGTGGAAGATTACTTCATTTTTGTTTCAAATGGGAATGAAGAGGCACTTAAGTTTTATAAACGAAAAGGCTTTTTTGTAAGTCACGATATCTTGGAAGGATTTATATCGGTTTTAAGAAACAAAAAGGGGGCATGATGATGAATAGTATTTTCAATGAAAATCTCGAAAAATATGCAGACGCTAATGAGTATGATCGTATTCATGAAAACTTTTTAGTAGATTTGCCACTAATTCTCGAATGGGCACCGGAGAAAGGTCCTATTATTGAATTGGCGTGTGGAACGGGAAGATTGACAATTCCATTGGCTGAACAAGGGCATGAAATGATTGGTGTGGATATTCATGGAGGGATGCTCGAACGGGCAAAAGCCAAGGCTAATGATAAGAATTTAACCGTTCAATGGCTCTTACAGGATTGCACTCAGTTATCTCTTAAACCATCCTCTAAGTTCATGTTCATGAGTGGCAACTCATTTCAACATTTCTTGACCAATGAGGTACAAGATGCACTTTTTCAATCCGTTCACCGACAACTAGAAGATGAAGGGATATTCATTTTTGATACAAGAAATCCGATTATGGATGAGTTATCAAAGATGGATGATTATGAAGAGCATTTTAAGCATTCAAATGGTATGCAGGTGAGCGAATATCATAAAGAAACTTATTATCCCATGACACAGATACTTCAATGTGAGACTGAAAGAAGATTTTTTAAGGGCACAAATTTAGAATCAATAGAGAAAGATAAAATTTCTTTACGTTATGTTTTCCCATTGGAAATGCGCCGTCTTATTAATGTACATGGATTTAGGATATTACATGAATATGGGGACTGGAATAAGAGTCCATTAACTCCTAAAAGTCCCCAAATGGTCTATGTTTGCCAAAAGAAATAATAAGAAGGGAGTAGTTATTAAAGTGGCTACTCCTTTCCATTAAGGTCCTTCTGGTCTACATTAAATTCAATTAAATTATTGGAAGGATCCATACAAAAGATTTGTGCAAAACCGCTATTACTATGAGGTTTTTGTACTATTTCAATGTCTTTACTTTGAAGATATTCCACTGTTTGATAATAATCCTCTACTCTGATGGCAAAATGACCATCTCTACTATCGATATTGTTTTCATGTCTCAAGGTTTCTGCCTGTTTATTTTGTATTAAATGAAGCTGCGAATTCCCCACCTGATACCATGCACCAGGAAAATCAAAGTCTGGTCTTTTTAACTCCGTAAAGCCTAGAAGTCTTCCATAAAAGTGTTTTGCTTCTTCAACGTCATTCACTGCTAGGCTGACATGATGTAGGTCCGATATTTTCATCTTTGTTGCACACCTTTCTAAAAGGTTTTAGTGCTAGTATATCACTAATTAATAAACTCATTGTTTTTTACCTAACGAAAAACCCTCAAAAAAATTACCACCATGCGGATCTAATATATCTTGTACAATATCTATAACCTTGTTTTTATCATTCATTTTTTCTGCAAGTAACGCCCCTTCACAATTCGGAAAAAGTCTATTTATGATTTGCTTTGCAGCTTCCATTGCAGGTAAACGTTTTAAATGATTAACTTTCACGCTGTAAACCCCTCTTTTCTCAAAAGCATATCATAAAAAAAAACAGTTTCAGAAAATATTTAGCCTTCTCTCCTCTTCTATTTCCCTTCTTGCTTATCCAAATGATAAACTATGGTATATATACCCTTATGGAGGTTATTCGGTGAAACAGTTAAAGCGCATTTTAATCATTATGGGCATTTTGCTATCCTATATTTTATTTGTCGGAATTTTTTTCACCAATAAAGTAATGTACATTCGTAAAAAAACTAATGAGGAAATTTTACAACGTGAGAAATTACTTGGACATTTTAAAGAAGATGTTTATTTAAAGCTACCTAAACGAGAATTGACCATCCCCTCTCCACTTGGATACAATATTTACGGGGAAATGTATGACGTAGCTGGGTCAACACGATATATGATTTTCAGCCATGGTGTAACACAAAACACCCTAAATTCTATTAAGTACATGAATATTTTCCTTGATAGAGGATGGAATGTCATTTTATATGATCACCGTCGCCACGGAAAGTCCGGTGGAAAGACTACAAGTTACGGATTTTATGAAAAACATGATTTAAAAGCGGTCGTAGATTGGGTTCGTGAACATGGAGGAAGTGACGCAACCATTGGGATCCATGGTGAATCGATGGGTGCAGCGACATTATTGATGTATGCAGGAGGCATTGAGGATGGTGCGAATTTCTATATCGCAGATTGTCCGTTTTCGGATCTTGAGGAACAATTGACCTATCGTTTAAAAGCGGATTTCAAAATTCCCAAGCAGCTTGTGATGCCAATTGCCAATACTTTTTTACGAATAAGAGATAAATACTCCATCCGGGATGTCTCACCTATCAATGTCATTGAAAATATTGAGAATCCTGTGTTATTTATACACAGTGAACCGGATGACTTCATTCCCATTATGATGACCCAGCAACTTTTTGAAAAGAAAAAAGGAAAAAAGCAGCTGTATGTTGCTAGAAACGGGATGCATGCCATGAGTTATTCCGAAAACCGGGAAGAATATGAGAAAGCGATTGATGAGTTTTTAGAACAAATCGGGTACGGCCGAGATAAATAGCAAGGAAAAGGGGCAATCACCTCTGTGGTTGTTCCTTCAACTTTTGAGTTTATTTGGCCAGTCTTCACTTCCCGTTCCTAGATATTTTCTCCCCATGACACTCTTTTTCAAACACGTAAAGTTCTCCATTATTCGCGATTTTAAATTGCGGGCCTCGAAATCCACGTCGAATCAGTTCTTTTCTTAAAAGCATCATAATACCGCCATGGCTGACAATTAACACATTTTCTTTTGATACCAATATCTTATCTAGCGTATCACCTATACTTTTTTTTAACTCCTTTCTGCTTACAGGCTGTGATTTATGGTTCAGCAGCCATGCCGCTCGAATGAACAGTAAGTGCAGGTGTAGTGGTAGACGTGCATGGGAAGGAAGAACAGGAGCCAAATGGATTTCCCTTAATTCCTTGAGTAGATGAATTTCACCGCTATAAATTGCTTTCGCAGTAGTTTGTGCGCGAGGAAGATCACTTGAATAGCATTTCGTCCATTCAATACCTCCTAAATCGACCTCATTTTCTTCTATCTCTGAAACGTCATACTCTTTTATCCAGCTAAGGAGTTCCAGTGAAGAAACTATTTTATTCGGATATCCTCTTGTTACCTTAAAGTGTCGTATCAAGCCTACTTTCAATTGATCACCTCTATTAATGTATGACTATAACTTTTTATCACTCTTAATGATAATTTTAGCATATAATTCCATTTAACTCTTGGTATTCTATTACTAACTTCTTAAATTTTTACTATAATATAAGAAATATGGAAATTAAGGAGACAATGACATGCTCGAGCATTTCAACATAAATATCACCCCCTTTCAATCTGACCGAAGAATAAGCGTCCTCTTACCTAAAGGATATGAAACGACGGACAAGCGTTATCCTGTTTTATATATGCATGATGGACAAAATCTTTTTATCGACAGCGAAGCAAGCTTTGGAGTA is part of the Sutcliffiella sp. FSL R7-0096 genome and harbors:
- a CDS encoding class I SAM-dependent methyltransferase, whose protein sequence is MMMNSIFNENLEKYADANEYDRIHENFLVDLPLILEWAPEKGPIIELACGTGRLTIPLAEQGHEMIGVDIHGGMLERAKAKANDKNLTVQWLLQDCTQLSLKPSSKFMFMSGNSFQHFLTNEVQDALFQSVHRQLEDEGIFIFDTRNPIMDELSKMDDYEEHFKHSNGMQVSEYHKETYYPMTQILQCETERRFFKGTNLESIEKDKISLRYVFPLEMRRLINVHGFRILHEYGDWNKSPLTPKSPQMVYVCQKK
- a CDS encoding VOC family protein, which produces MKLGAFSVSLTVKDIHKSKEFYECLGFEVLGGEISHNWLIMKNESCVIGIFQGMFEKNILTFNPGWNQNAENLDEFTEVRVLQKKLKEKGIKILTEADESTKGPASLTIEDPDGNPILIDQHR
- a CDS encoding histidine phosphatase family protein, whose amino-acid sequence is MKVGLIRHFKVTRGYPNKIVSSLELLSWIKEYDVSEIEENEVDLGGIEWTKCYSSDLPRAQTTAKAIYSGEIHLLKELREIHLAPVLPSHARLPLHLHLLFIRAAWLLNHKSQPVSRKELKKSIGDTLDKILVSKENVLIVSHGGIMMLLRKELIRRGFRGPQFKIANNGELYVFEKECHGEKISRNGK
- a CDS encoding alpha/beta hydrolase translates to MGILLSYILFVGIFFTNKVMYIRKKTNEEILQREKLLGHFKEDVYLKLPKRELTIPSPLGYNIYGEMYDVAGSTRYMIFSHGVTQNTLNSIKYMNIFLDRGWNVILYDHRRHGKSGGKTTSYGFYEKHDLKAVVDWVREHGGSDATIGIHGESMGAATLLMYAGGIEDGANFYIADCPFSDLEEQLTYRLKADFKIPKQLVMPIANTFLRIRDKYSIRDVSPINVIENIENPVLFIHSEPDDFIPIMMTQQLFEKKKGKKQLYVARNGMHAMSYSENREEYEKAIDEFLEQIGYGRDK
- a CDS encoding GNAT family N-acetyltransferase, which gives rise to MNFTYEVIPIDRLDICKECCNELMVYQKSLAYITPGRFDDMIYETRLIPTVEKAQHNYVVVVKDEDDVIGYVYANISSKEVYSSEFATFFDMNSVEKTHVGCLSQFYIKDKYRQYGIGSKLFSMSMNWLQSFDQVEDYFIFVSNGNEEALKFYKRKGFFVSHDILEGFISVLRNKKGA
- a CDS encoding VOC family protein, which produces MKISDLHHVSLAVNDVEEAKHFYGRLLGFTELKRPDFDFPGAWYQVGNSQLHLIQNKQAETLRHENNIDSRDGHFAIRVEDYYQTVEYLQSKDIEIVQKPHSNSGFAQIFCMDPSNNLIEFNVDQKDLNGKE